The following are encoded together in the Arvicanthis niloticus isolate mArvNil1 chromosome 9, mArvNil1.pat.X, whole genome shotgun sequence genome:
- the Clec1b gene encoding C-type lectin domain family 1 member B — translation MQDEDGYITLNIKSRKQDLSSAEPTSSWWRVMALILLISSMGLVAGLVALGIMSVAQPKYPPAEKENLSATLQQLAKKFCQELIRQSEIKTKNIFEHKCSPCATKWRYHGDSCYGFFRRNLTWEESKQFCTEQNATLVKTASQSTLKYVADRITSIRWIGLSRENPRKDWMWEDSSVLHKNVTDVSGNTKENMNCAYLHNGKIHPASCNERHSLICERIAGMTRVDQLL, via the exons CTGAACCTACCTCTTCTTGGTGGCGTGTGATGGCTTTAATTCTGCTGATCTCATCCATGGGGCTGGTTGCTGGACTCGTGGCTCTGGGGATCATGT CGGTTGCACAGCCAAAGTACCCACCGGCCGAGAAGGAAAATCTCTCAGCCACTCTACAACAATTGGCCAAGAAATTCTGCCAAGAGTTGATTAGACAATCAGAAATTAAGACAAAGAACATTTTTG AGCACAAGTGCAGCCCCTGTGCCACGAAGTGGAGATACCATGGAGACAGTTGCTACGGGTTCTTCAGGCGTAACCTAACATGGGAAGAGAGCAAGCAGTTTTGCACTGAGCAGAATGCAACTCTTGTGAAGACCGCCAGCCAGAGCACCCTG AAATACGTCGCAGACAGGATTACTTCCATCCGTTGGATTGGATTATCACGTGAGAACCCTAGGAAAGACTGGAtgtgggaagatagctcagttctTCACAAGAATGT gACTGATGTTTctggaaatacaaaagaaaacatgaattgtGCTTATCTTCATAATGGAAAAATCCATCCAGCTTCCTGTAATGAGAGACATTCTTTAATATGTGAGAGAATTGCTGGCATGACAAGAGTGGACCAACTGCTTTAG